The following are encoded in a window of Kogia breviceps isolate mKogBre1 chromosome 12, mKogBre1 haplotype 1, whole genome shotgun sequence genomic DNA:
- the SARNP gene encoding SAP domain-containing ribonucleoprotein isoform X2, translating to MATETVELHKLKLAELKQECLARGLETKGIKQDLINRLQAYLEEHAEEEANEEDVLGDETEEEEPKPIELPVKEEEPPEKTVDVAAEKKVVKITSEIPQTERMQKRAERFNVPVSLESKKAARAARFGISSVPSKGLSSDAKPMVNLDKLKERAQRFGLNVSSISRKGPRKRRWLIVPDGEDCGFAELLFCYTLTLNLILFPNIVCLATEGNFLVALQVSFSLYCPRICQM from the exons ctTGCTGAACTAAAGCAGGAGTGTCTTGCTCGTGGTTTGGAGACCAAGGGAATAAAACAAGATCTCATCAACAGGCTCCAGGCATATCTTGAAGAGCATG cTGAAGAGGAGGCAAATGAAGAAGATGTACTGGGAGATGAAACAGAG GAAGAAGAACCGAAGCCCATAGAACTGCCTGTCAAAGAGGAAGAACCTCCTGAAAAAACTGTTGATGT GGCAGCAGAGAAAAAAGTGGTAAAAATTACATctgaaataccacagactgag AGGATGCAGAAGAGAGCTGAACGATTCAATGTACCTGTGAGCTTGGAGAGTAAGAAAGCTGCCAGGGCAGCTAG ATTTGGGATTTCTTCAGTTCCATCAAAAG gcCTGTCATCTGATGCCAAGCCTATg GTTAACCTGGATAAGTTAAAGGAAAGAGCTCAAAGATTTGGTTTGAATGTCTCTTCAATCTCCAGAAAG ggtcccagaaagagaagatggtTAATAGTACCTGATGGAGAAGACTGTGGTTTTGCTGAGTTACTGTTCTGCTACACTTTAACCTTAAATCTGATCCTCTTTCCAAATATCGTTTGCCTCGCAACTGAAGGGAATTTCCTTGTTGCCTTG caggtatcattttctttatattgtcCAAGGATTTGCCAAATGTGA